The DNA window atggcatcatgaggcaggaaaattatgtggatatattgaagcaacatctcaagacatcagtcaggaagttaaagcttggtcgcaaagatcttccaaatggcaatgaccccaagcatacttccaaagttgtggcaaaatggcttaaggacaacaaagtcaaggtattggagtggccatcacaaagccctgacctcaatcctttagaaatattgtgggcagaactgaaaaagagtgtgcgagcaaggaagcctacaaacttgactcagttacaccagctctgtcaagaggaatgggccaaaattcacccaacttattgtgggaagcttgtgtgaaggttaccccaaacgtttgacccaagttaaacaatttaaaggcaatgctaccaaatactaattgagtgatgtaaacttctgacccactgggaattgatggaagaaataaaagctgaaattaatcattctctctattattctgacatttcacattcttaaaatagagtgGTGATGGTAACTGACCAAAAcacgggaatttttactaggattaaatgttaggaattgtgaaaaactgagtttaaatgtatttggctaaggtgtaaacttgtaaacttctgacttcaactgtagatgtctAATGTTTCTTtaggaaacattttttttaaggaaTAGTTTCAACATATTTATAAACGAGAGTTCAGGTCACGTAGCAGGGTTGACCTTAATTAAAATGAGAGACCGATGTAAATTAATCACATTAAATCagtaataatcttcagaaatgactttgtcaaggCAACAAAAATAACTAGGGCATTACTGTGATGATGAAAACTTTGAGAAATGTTGAGGTTAAGTGGGCTAAAATCTTCATAGAAGTCGCAGAGGGTGCACCGTGTgcggagggacatgtcaaaatgctgaattttggcactttagcaagtctcagatttttaaaaatctccatatatattaaagggcacttcattcaatataacaggcttttaaaattctgtattggtgcacaatttcaacttaaaatatcaaaacgtAAAAGACACTCATTTTGTGGAACAATCCAGCTAGTATGGTTTCTCAAAAAAAATGGAGTGACATTCATATTCTTTGTTTCACAGCTGTTGGATACAATTCCATTATTAACATCACAACAAGGACAGCTAACTCTGTAAGTATACTGTATAGGACTGTCTATCAATTTACTTTATGGGTAGACTTGCCAAGATGTCACTACCATTTATACTAAGAATGTTCTTTTTCAGAAATTGAGAGGCCAGACTGAAGCACTGTATATCTTGACAAAGTCYAACAATACAAGATTTGAGTTCATTTTCACCAATGTGGTTCCAGGGAGTCCAAGACTATTTACATCTGTCATTGCTGTTCACAGGTATTTGTGCCTAGAAAACAAGAAATTACCCTTGTGGAAGTTGTTAACACTTTTCCAGATGATGTTATGAGATATGATTCAGTCAAGTCACTGCTGAGTTGAATGTCTCGTCAACTAATTGTCCATATCCCTCTGCTCTAGGGCTTATGAGACCTCTAAAATGTACCGTGACCTGAAGCTGAGAGGAGCTCTTATTCAAAATAAACAACTGAGGCTTTTGCCTCGAGAGGAAGTGTATGACAAAATCAACGGGGTGTGGAATTTATCCAGTGACCAGGTACACATCAACTAGCTAATCCTTCAGGAAGTATTTCAAATAAAAACGTGTTTCATGCTCTTTCAATAAAACTTACTGTTCTGAATTGTATATTGTAGGGTAATCTAGGGACCTTTTTCATCACTAATGTTCGGATCGTGTGGCATGCCAATATGAAYGAGAGCTTCAACGTCAGCATTCCCTATCTTCAAATTGTAAGTGccgtaaacaaaaaaaacaaaaaatctgCTGTCATGTCCAGCTTAACAAATTGACAACACCTTTTAGGGTATTGAAAGTGATCATCTATTGTCCTTATTGTCACCTCTCTTCCCCGTAGCGTTCCATCAGAATAAGAGACTCAAAGTTTGGCCTAGCTTTGGTGATAGAAAGCTCTCAGCAGGTAATTGTGATCATTATTGTCACTTTCTTTCCCAAAGTGTTCCATCAGAGTAAGAGACTCAAAGTTTGGTCTGGCTTTGGTGATAGAAAGCTTTCATCAGGTAATTGTGATCATTTGAGATGTATCCAATGTAGTATTTGACTTATTGTGTACCATAGAATAACATATAGAACTAGTCATTTAATAGGATATGTAGAATATCTGTGTTGTAGTATCAGCTTTATAACATGACATAAAATACAGAGCGAAGAACTTGTCTCTTGCATGCCATTGACATACTCCTGAGTACATACGTCTTCTTTGTTTGTAGACTGGAGGATATGTGCTTGGATTTAAGATCGACCCAATGGATAAGCTTCAAGATGCAGTTAAAGAGATCAACTCGCTGCACAAAGTCTACTCTGCCAACCCCATCTTTGGAGTGGACTATGAGATGGAGGAAAAGGTACTCCTACATTATACAAGTGACCACAAGTGATGAAAATATCACAATTAATGCAGTTCGATGTGTAATGGCTTTGCCATGTTTCAACAATAAGTATTCTCTCCCAACAATGAGTCCAGCCTCAGCCACTGGAGGAGCTGACAGTGGACCAGCCCCCTGATGATGTGGAAATTGAGCCYGATGAGCAGACTGATGCTTTCACTGTGAGTGTGCTTAGCCAAACTGTCAACTTCCTTTGGGAGTCTGTGATTTGTTTTCACAATCTGAAAATAGCAGGTTGCTAAAATCATGTTACACAACATACTGCAAACATGGCTTTGGTGTTGCCTAGTGCTATCGTGTTTATACAGACTGAGGTGTACTTTGTAAGATGGTTCAAACACTTAACCTCCTACTTAATGCCATTGTGATAACTGATTTCTATTTGTTTGCTTTTAAGGCTTACTTTGCTGATGGCAATAAGCAACAAGACCGGGAACCTATGTTTTCTGAGGAGCTGGGAATTGCAGTTGAAAAGTTGAAGGAGGGGTTCACACTTCAAGGACTCTGGGAAGTCATGGGCTGAAGCGTGAACACTGATAGGCGAGTTAGATTAACCTAGTTCCTGAAATCTTCCCTTTCAAATGGCACAATTGACACACTACGGTTGTYTAGAACCATCTGTAATTGCACAACGTATTTTGTCTATTTATAGGTCTTGATGTATATAGTAAAGATGTAGACCTGGTCCGTGTATGAGTGATGTCAATTTTAAGAATGATttctaaataaaaacaattatatataACAGTGTAGTTTTGGTGTTAATGTTTATATGTACAATATAAATAGATATTGCAAATGTTAATCATTGAATTGTATTTTTTAGATTGAAGAAATAAAGTATTTCAGTATATAATACATTTGGTCTGACCTTTCTTAGTTGTGACAATGTCTCCTTAAATGTGTTTTTGAAATGAGTAATTTTGTTTTGTGTACAATGATCTGCAGGCTATTTACAAG is part of the Salvelinus sp. IW2-2015 linkage group LG36, ASM291031v2, whole genome shotgun sequence genome and encodes:
- the bbs5 gene encoding BBSome complex member BBS5 isoform X2, giving the protein MASMLDVLWEDRDVRFDITAQQMKMRPGEVLIDCLDSIEDTKGNNGDRGRLLVTNLRIIWHSLALPRVNLSVGYNSIINITTRTANSKLRGQTEALYILTKSNNTRFEFIFTNVVPGSPRLFTSVIAVHRAYETSKMYRDLKLRGALIQNKQLRLLPREEVYDKINGVWNLSSDQGNLGTFFITNVRIVWHANMNESFNVSIPYLQICSIRVRDSKFGLALVIESFHQTGGYVLGFKIDPMDKLQDAVKEINSLHKVYSANPIFGVDYEMEEKPQPLEELTVDQPPDDVEIEPDEQTDAFTAYFADGNKQQDREPMFSEELGIAVEKLKEGFTLQGLWEVMG
- the bbs5 gene encoding BBSome complex member BBS5 isoform X1, yielding MASMLDVLWEDRDVRFDITAQQMKMRPGEVLIDCLDSIEDTKGNNGDRGRLLVTNLRIIWHSLALPRVNLSVGYNSIINITTRTANSKLRGQTEALYILTKSNNTRFEFIFTNVVPGSPRLFTSVIAVHRAYETSKMYRDLKLRGALIQNKQLRLLPREEVYDKINGVWNLSSDQGNLGTFFITNVRIVWHANMNESFNVSIPYLQIRSIRIRDSKFGLALVIESSQQTGGYVLGFKIDPMDKLQDAVKEINSLHKVYSANPIFGVDYEMEEKPQPLEELTVDQPPDDVEIEPDEQTDAFTAYFADGNKQQDREPMFSEELGIAVEKLKEGFTLQGLWEVMG